One window from the genome of Amycolatopsis sp. NBC_01480 encodes:
- a CDS encoding response regulator transcription factor: MRVLLVEDDDRVAGALVPALTRRGLAMQRLASGAGVLDRVHEVDVVLLDLGLPDVDGVVLCRQIRAVSDVAVIVVSARGEVDDRVQGLRAGADDYLVKPYDVEELLARVEAVRRRRGERAGGSAPSPVIEVGDVRIDLARHEVLVDGQSIALSRKEFQVLALVAGGRGAVCSRDHVLTEVWGHRGAAESRSLDVHVATLRTKLGRPALIETVRGVGYRLGGRG, encoded by the coding sequence GTGCGGGTGCTGCTGGTGGAGGACGACGACCGGGTCGCGGGCGCCCTGGTGCCCGCGCTGACCCGGCGCGGGCTGGCGATGCAGCGGCTGGCGTCCGGGGCCGGGGTGCTCGACCGGGTGCACGAGGTGGACGTGGTGCTGCTCGACCTCGGGCTGCCCGATGTCGACGGCGTGGTGCTGTGCCGCCAGATCCGCGCGGTCAGCGACGTCGCGGTGATCGTGGTGTCCGCCCGCGGCGAGGTCGACGACCGGGTGCAGGGCCTGCGCGCCGGCGCCGACGACTACCTGGTCAAGCCGTACGACGTCGAGGAGCTGCTGGCGCGTGTGGAGGCCGTGCGGCGCCGCCGCGGCGAGCGGGCCGGCGGGTCCGCGCCGTCGCCGGTGATCGAGGTCGGCGACGTGCGGATCGACCTGGCCCGGCACGAGGTGCTCGTGGACGGGCAGTCGATCGCCCTGTCGCGCAAGGAGTTCCAGGTGCTCGCGCTGGTGGCGGGCGGGCGCGGCGCGGTGTGCTCGCGCGACCACGTGCTCACCGAAGTGTGGGGCCACCGGGGCGCGGCGGAGAGCCGTTCGCTCGACGTGCACGTGGCCACGCTGCGCACGAAGCTCGGCCGCCCGGCCCTGATCGAGACCGTCCGCGGCGTCGGCTACCGGCTCGGCGGGCGGGGCTGA
- a CDS encoding sensor histidine kinase, producing MRVRLQGIVVTLVALLVFGLGIPLALSMAGSKQQDLFLDRLTDTARFASLAQRPLLNNQPGLLEPELRRYTEVYGVQVVVVNQDNVVVLSSLGGTDAERIDSRAIEGPANEALAGRHPLPGSMLLPWETAPLVLAEPILIDGEVRGAVVTESSTEHVRTELLWQWLVLAAGAVVAFGLALLVALPVVRWTLRPVRRLDEATGALVASVVSGRTAEPVGESGGPPELRQLGRSFDRMAASVSEALAAQRAFVADASHQLRNPLTALKIRLGNLEGQVGDEAAAADLDAARVDAGRLHQILDELLSMARAEAAGGELVATDLGAVVADRVADWTVVGAARDVTLETAGDATGVRVLVPPRGFEVILDALLDNAFKFTAPGTSVLVSAAREGDRVTLAVRDHGPGLRPDELERAMDRFWRSGAHQNVPGSGLGLAIVREIVRHSGGELRLDLPEGGGLRITMDFPAAPAV from the coding sequence GTGCGCGTCCGCCTCCAGGGGATCGTGGTCACGCTCGTCGCGCTGCTGGTGTTCGGCCTGGGCATCCCGCTCGCGCTGAGCATGGCGGGCAGCAAGCAGCAGGACCTCTTCCTGGACCGGCTGACCGACACCGCGCGGTTCGCGTCGCTCGCGCAGCGCCCGCTGCTGAACAACCAGCCTGGGCTGCTGGAGCCGGAGCTGCGCCGCTACACCGAGGTGTACGGCGTGCAGGTCGTCGTGGTGAACCAGGACAACGTCGTCGTGCTCAGCTCCCTCGGCGGCACGGACGCGGAGCGGATCGACTCGCGCGCGATCGAGGGCCCGGCCAACGAGGCGCTCGCCGGGCGGCACCCGCTGCCCGGCTCGATGCTGCTGCCGTGGGAGACCGCGCCGCTGGTGCTGGCCGAGCCGATCCTGATCGACGGGGAGGTGCGCGGCGCCGTCGTCACGGAGTCGTCCACCGAGCACGTGCGCACGGAGCTGCTGTGGCAGTGGCTGGTGCTGGCGGCGGGCGCGGTGGTCGCGTTCGGGCTGGCGCTGCTGGTGGCCCTGCCGGTGGTCCGCTGGACGCTGCGGCCGGTGCGGCGGCTCGACGAGGCGACCGGCGCGCTCGTGGCGTCGGTGGTCAGCGGCCGGACGGCCGAGCCGGTGGGGGAGAGCGGCGGCCCGCCGGAGCTGCGCCAGCTCGGGCGGTCGTTCGACCGGATGGCCGCGAGCGTCTCGGAAGCGCTGGCCGCGCAGCGCGCGTTCGTCGCCGATGCCTCGCACCAGCTGCGGAATCCGTTGACCGCGTTGAAGATCCGCCTCGGCAACCTCGAGGGCCAGGTCGGCGACGAGGCCGCGGCCGCCGACCTCGACGCCGCCCGCGTCGACGCCGGGCGGCTGCACCAGATCCTCGACGAGCTGCTTTCGATGGCCCGCGCGGAGGCCGCGGGCGGTGAGCTGGTGGCCACGGACCTCGGCGCGGTGGTGGCCGACCGCGTCGCGGACTGGACGGTGGTCGGCGCGGCCCGCGACGTCACGCTGGAGACCGCCGGCGACGCCACCGGCGTGCGAGTGCTGGTCCCGCCGCGCGGCTTCGAGGTCATCCTGGACGCGTTGCTGGACAACGCTTTCAAGTTCACCGCCCCCGGCACGTCGGTGCTCGTCTCGGCCGCGCGCGAAGGCGACCGCGTCACGCTGGCCGTCCGCGACCACGGCCCCGGCCTGCGCCCGGACGAGCTGGAGCGCGCGATGGACCGCTTCTGGCGCAGCGGCGCCCACCAGAACGTCCCCGGCTCGGGCCTCGGCCTGGCCATCGTCCGCGAGATCGTCCGCCACTCCGGCGGCGAGCTCCGGCTGGACCTGCCGGAAGGCGGCGGGCTGCGGATCACCATGGACTTCCCGGCGGCGCCGGCCGTCTGA
- a CDS encoding MFS transporter, protein MHTEITAPAAGLVRGPVVGFSSLAAAVGTAALYPLQPAIAEVGGALGTSLASVGVALACGPIGYLCGLALLVPLIDQFSPRHVLSAQFGALAAALALNAAVGQVWLLGLVLGVVGAGSSVGAGLSSVVGRLASADRRATSLGIVTAGISAGILAGRIAGGWLADLIGWRGMLGVFAGACAAIAVTVLFVIPPVRGSTDRGYLATLRSIPGLYLRYAALRLAAARGALWFFAFCAVWGGLAVALSEPPYSYSAERIGLYALAGILGIAATRVAGAWTDRVGARRVILCGLCLAGLAVALLAVTLSSTVSTLICLALFDAGLFAAQVANQSTVLAIEPSAPARFNSAYMVVYFAGGSLGTAFGAAAVEQAGWRVTALVTAAVIAIAAVVTLLARRGIPRPAH, encoded by the coding sequence GTGCACACCGAAATCACCGCGCCGGCCGCGGGACTCGTCCGGGGCCCGGTGGTCGGGTTCAGCTCGCTCGCCGCGGCCGTCGGCACCGCGGCCCTCTACCCGTTGCAACCCGCCATCGCCGAGGTCGGCGGCGCGCTGGGCACGTCGCTCGCCTCGGTCGGCGTAGCGCTGGCCTGCGGCCCGATCGGCTACCTGTGCGGGCTCGCCCTGCTGGTTCCGCTGATCGACCAGTTCTCCCCGCGCCACGTGCTGTCCGCGCAGTTCGGCGCGCTCGCCGCGGCGCTGGCGCTGAACGCGGCCGTCGGCCAGGTCTGGCTGCTCGGCCTGGTGCTCGGCGTGGTCGGCGCCGGCTCGTCGGTCGGCGCCGGGCTGAGTTCGGTGGTCGGCCGCCTGGCGAGCGCGGACCGGCGGGCCACCTCGCTGGGCATCGTCACCGCGGGCATCTCGGCCGGGATCCTCGCCGGCCGGATCGCCGGCGGCTGGCTGGCCGACCTGATCGGCTGGCGCGGAATGCTGGGAGTCTTCGCCGGCGCGTGTGCGGCCATCGCCGTGACGGTCCTGTTCGTGATCCCACCGGTACGCGGTTCGACCGACCGCGGCTACCTCGCCACGCTGCGCTCGATTCCCGGCCTCTACTTGAGGTACGCGGCTCTTCGTCTTGCGGCGGCACGAGGAGCCCTTTGGTTCTTCGCGTTCTGCGCGGTTTGGGGTGGGCTCGCGGTCGCCCTCTCGGAGCCGCCCTACTCGTACTCCGCGGAGCGCATCGGGTTGTACGCGCTCGCCGGAATCCTGGGGATCGCCGCCACACGGGTCGCGGGCGCGTGGACCGATCGTGTGGGCGCCCGCCGGGTGATCCTCTGCGGGCTGTGCCTCGCCGGCCTCGCCGTGGCCCTGCTCGCCGTCACCCTCTCCAGCACCGTGTCGACGCTGATCTGCCTGGCCCTGTTCGACGCGGGCCTGTTCGCCGCCCAGGTCGCGAATCAGAGCACGGTGCTGGCGATCGAGCCGAGCGCACCGGCGAGGTTCAACAGCGCGTACATGGTCGTCTACTTCGCCGGGGGCAGTCTCGGCACGGCTTTCGGCGCGGCCGCGGTCGAACAAGCCGGCTGGAGAGTGACCGCCCTCGTCACGGCGGCGGTCATCGCGATCGCGGCGGTCGTCACGCTGCTCGCCCGCCGCGGAATTCCGCGGCCTGCCCACTGA
- a CDS encoding nSTAND1 domain-containing NTPase: MTRAYVRACKGDVAEWEKRYREVAEELAVAAGSPAVTEGPFPGDAAFEPDDAGRFFGREDLVARLTGMVASERSVVVSGASGAGKSSVLRAGLVARIRSSGPVILMTPGPFPLGECAARLAELTGAPAGRLRAGLAADPANLHRYAGPDADLLLVVDQFEEVFIRCRDRGERDAFLAALDRAVRDPGSRVRVVLGVRADFLARCAELPGLAEVLRTAQIRVGAMTTEQLRSAIVRPAAESGHRVDSALLATLMAETARQAGALPLISRALRETWRCGGALTLEEYRAAGGLVEPLVRVAEGVYDEFDDVQRAIARDLFVRLSEEAVGTARHVHRRELDTGPDLDVVVERLVRARLVTVDADGLDVAHDALIRDWPRLRGWLTADRPGLAVHRRLTEATALWEEANGDPALVYRGARLESVLDWSARARLTGRERRFLDAGVAVRDAEERRGRERARKYRQLGAVVVASGALAVASTVAALVRRR, encoded by the coding sequence GTGACCAGGGCGTACGTGCGGGCGTGCAAAGGCGATGTCGCGGAATGGGAGAAACGTTACCGCGAAGTCGCCGAAGAACTCGCCGTGGCCGCTGGATCACCTGCTGTCACCGAAGGGCCGTTTCCCGGAGACGCGGCGTTCGAACCGGACGACGCCGGCCGGTTCTTCGGCCGGGAAGATCTGGTCGCGCGGTTGACCGGAATGGTCGCTTCGGAACGTTCGGTCGTTGTTTCCGGTGCTTCCGGAGCCGGGAAATCATCGGTTCTCCGGGCCGGGCTGGTCGCGCGAATTCGATCGTCCGGACCGGTGATCCTGATGACGCCCGGGCCGTTCCCGCTCGGGGAATGCGCGGCCCGATTGGCGGAGCTGACCGGGGCGCCGGCCGGGAGGTTGCGCGCCGGGCTCGCGGCCGATCCCGCGAACCTGCACCGGTACGCCGGGCCGGACGCGGATCTGCTGCTGGTCGTCGACCAGTTCGAAGAAGTGTTCATTCGGTGCCGGGATCGCGGTGAGCGAGACGCTTTCCTGGCGGCGCTGGACCGGGCGGTGCGGGATCCGGGCAGCCGGGTCCGGGTGGTGCTGGGCGTCCGGGCGGATTTCCTGGCGCGGTGCGCCGAGCTTCCCGGGCTGGCCGAAGTTCTGCGTACGGCGCAGATCCGGGTCGGCGCGATGACCACCGAGCAGCTGCGCTCGGCGATCGTGCGGCCCGCCGCGGAGTCCGGTCACCGGGTGGACAGCGCGTTGCTGGCCACGCTCATGGCCGAAACGGCGCGGCAGGCCGGCGCGCTGCCGCTGATTTCCCGCGCCCTGCGGGAAACGTGGCGATGCGGCGGGGCGCTGACGTTGGAGGAATACCGCGCGGCCGGCGGCCTTGTCGAGCCGCTGGTGCGCGTCGCCGAAGGCGTCTACGACGAGTTCGACGACGTCCAGCGGGCCATCGCCCGGGATCTCTTCGTGCGCTTGAGCGAGGAAGCGGTCGGCACCGCGCGGCACGTTCACCGCCGTGAGCTGGACACCGGCCCGGACCTGGACGTCGTGGTCGAGCGCCTGGTCCGCGCGCGGCTGGTCACCGTCGATGCCGACGGCCTGGACGTCGCTCACGACGCGCTCATCCGCGACTGGCCGCGGCTGCGTGGCTGGCTGACCGCCGACCGGCCCGGCCTCGCCGTGCACCGGCGGCTGACCGAGGCCACTGCCCTGTGGGAGGAGGCGAACGGCGATCCGGCCCTGGTGTACCGGGGCGCGCGGCTGGAATCCGTGCTGGATTGGTCGGCGCGGGCGAGGCTGACCGGCCGGGAGCGCCGGTTCCTCGACGCGGGCGTCGCGGTGCGGGACGCCGAGGAACGCCGTGGCCGTGAACGGGCGCGAAAATACCGTCAGCTCGGTGCCGTGGTCGTCGCGTCGGGCGCGCTCGCCGTCGCCTCGACCGTCGCGGCGTTGGTGCGGCGACGCTAG
- a CDS encoding TAXI family TRAP transporter solute-binding subunit, whose product MRWRRSTAVAVAVVVAGALLSGCGPDFSGLRLRIAAGSQGGVYSDLAQPLADAWAADLGIGRPAVLATQGSRDNLNRVESGGADVAFVAADLAAEASAAKPGKLAALARIHDDYLHIVVRSDSPYTSVPMLKGRHIAVGSPESGVEYIAERVLQVAGLRDSVSVQRLGLEDSLKALENRTVDALFWSGGLPTPLITQYTQKVGLRLLDMLALMPGMQSFSPVYGSATIPGSTYNQPGPVTTLVVPNFLVVPTSMPDAVAEALTRGLFDARPALAEANRAALSIDVHPGIETEPLPLHPGALSYYRSVKT is encoded by the coding sequence ATGCGGTGGAGGCGGAGCACAGCGGTCGCGGTCGCGGTGGTGGTGGCCGGGGCGCTGCTGAGCGGCTGTGGGCCCGACTTCTCCGGGCTGCGGTTGCGCATCGCGGCGGGCTCGCAGGGTGGGGTGTACAGCGATCTCGCCCAGCCGCTGGCCGACGCGTGGGCCGCTGACCTGGGCATCGGACGGCCGGCCGTGCTGGCGACGCAGGGCTCGCGCGACAACCTCAACCGGGTCGAGTCGGGTGGGGCCGACGTGGCGTTCGTGGCGGCCGATCTCGCTGCCGAGGCCTCCGCCGCGAAGCCCGGGAAGCTGGCCGCGCTGGCCCGGATCCACGACGACTACCTGCACATCGTCGTGCGCTCGGACTCGCCGTACACCTCGGTGCCGATGCTGAAGGGCCGCCACATCGCGGTCGGCTCGCCGGAGTCCGGGGTGGAGTACATCGCGGAGCGCGTGCTGCAGGTCGCCGGGCTGCGGGACTCCGTGTCCGTGCAACGGCTCGGCCTCGAAGACTCGTTGAAGGCGCTGGAGAACCGCACCGTCGACGCGCTGTTCTGGTCCGGCGGCCTGCCGACCCCGCTGATCACGCAGTACACGCAGAAGGTCGGCCTGCGGCTGCTCGACATGCTCGCCCTGATGCCGGGCATGCAGTCGTTCAGCCCGGTCTACGGCTCGGCGACGATCCCCGGCAGCACCTACAACCAGCCCGGCCCGGTGACCACGCTGGTGGTGCCCAACTTCCTGGTGGTGCCGACCTCGATGCCGGACGCCGTCGCCGAGGCCCTCACCCGCGGCCTCTTCGACGCGCGCCCGGCACTGGCCGAGGCCAACCGCGCGGCCCTTTCGATCGACGTGCACCCGGGCATCGAGACCGAGCCGCTGCCACTGCACCCGGGCGCGCTCAGCTACTACCGGAGCGTGAAGACCTAG
- a CDS encoding WXG100-like domain-containing protein, giving the protein MGLQLPPELVEALSWIGCTWPQADETLLIHCGEYWGAFAEQAATHSGAAATAVAAMLAENQSPGLDAFKAYWEKLSGEDGYLVDCGIAAGAVSIAFYSAGGLVLALKISVIAQLVAFAVILAAAVAAAFFTLGASLAAAAETAVVVNRTIVLLVGATITAVRELGAPLSELVREHLGKEIDRLAARPIHTSEQGVDEFDTPQEREQARQEYELRKEKLAKDPDHGGTATAATRREAEVALGLEKMGAVTPPVERGSPGADFKDGSGQDWDVKGFRTRPGRGGYTREAAEKSIRREIAAGEYVALDISKLSPADRDDLKELVGAHPEWAEKVAIY; this is encoded by the coding sequence GTGGGCCTGCAGCTGCCGCCCGAACTGGTCGAAGCACTGTCCTGGATCGGCTGTACCTGGCCGCAGGCCGACGAGACCCTGCTGATCCACTGCGGTGAGTACTGGGGCGCCTTCGCCGAACAGGCAGCCACGCATTCGGGGGCGGCGGCCACCGCGGTGGCGGCGATGCTGGCGGAAAACCAGAGCCCCGGGCTCGACGCGTTCAAGGCGTACTGGGAGAAGCTTTCCGGCGAGGACGGTTACCTCGTCGACTGCGGTATCGCGGCCGGGGCGGTGTCCATCGCGTTCTACTCCGCGGGTGGGCTGGTGCTGGCGTTGAAGATCTCGGTGATCGCCCAGCTGGTTGCGTTCGCAGTGATCCTGGCGGCTGCCGTCGCAGCGGCTTTCTTCACTCTCGGCGCGTCACTGGCGGCGGCCGCGGAGACCGCGGTTGTGGTCAACCGGACGATCGTGCTGCTGGTCGGCGCCACCATCACCGCGGTCCGAGAGCTGGGCGCGCCACTGTCCGAGCTGGTGCGCGAGCATCTGGGCAAGGAGATCGACCGCCTGGCGGCGCGGCCCATCCACACTTCCGAGCAGGGTGTCGACGAGTTCGACACGCCGCAGGAGCGGGAACAGGCGCGACAGGAGTACGAGCTCCGCAAAGAAAAGCTCGCCAAGGACCCCGATCACGGCGGCACGGCAACCGCGGCGACCCGGCGAGAGGCGGAGGTCGCGCTCGGCCTGGAGAAGATGGGCGCGGTCACCCCGCCGGTGGAACGCGGCAGTCCCGGAGCGGACTTCAAGGACGGCAGCGGCCAGGACTGGGACGTGAAAGGGTTCCGGACGAGACCCGGCCGGGGCGGCTACACCAGAGAGGCGGCAGAGAAGTCGATCCGGCGGGAGATCGCTGCGGGGGAGTACGTCGCACTGGACATCAGCAAGTTGTCGCCGGCGGACCGGGACGATCTGAAGGAACTCGTCGGGGCCCATCCGGAGTGGGCGGAGAAGGTGGCGATCTACTGA
- a CDS encoding pentapeptide repeat-containing protein translates to MAQTLSQAEFEALLDDHRRWNDNEGGRQLDLTGRSLAPLRLAERRVDGAVLNEADLSGCDLSGADLSHTELIGADLRHAKLVGSDLYKANFTGADLTGADLTGARLVRADLTEAVLSGAVLDRADLTKTYFSRTDLRGAKLRDARLDRVGFDADQVSGWDAAGATGTVLAGSVVTGAGGLLDAIDALRQAGALVRPFAGKVAP, encoded by the coding sequence ATGGCGCAGACGCTGAGCCAGGCCGAGTTCGAGGCGCTGCTGGACGACCACCGGCGCTGGAACGACAACGAAGGCGGCCGGCAGCTGGACCTGACCGGCCGCTCGCTCGCGCCGTTGCGGCTGGCCGAGCGCAGGGTGGACGGCGCGGTGCTCAACGAAGCCGACCTGTCCGGCTGCGACCTGAGCGGCGCGGACCTCAGCCATACCGAGCTGATCGGCGCGGACCTGCGGCACGCGAAGCTGGTCGGGTCCGACCTGTACAAGGCGAACTTCACCGGCGCCGATCTCACGGGCGCGGATCTGACCGGCGCCCGGCTGGTCCGCGCCGACCTGACCGAAGCGGTCCTGTCCGGGGCCGTGCTCGACCGCGCCGACCTGACCAAGACGTACTTCTCCCGCACCGATCTCCGCGGCGCGAAGCTTCGCGATGCCCGGCTGGACCGAGTCGGATTCGATGCCGACCAGGTCAGCGGATGGGACGCCGCGGGCGCGACCGGGACGGTGCTGGCGGGCAGCGTCGTCACCGGCGCCGGCGGTCTGCTCGACGCGATCGACGCACTGCGCCAGGCCGGGGCGCTGGTGCGGCCGTTCGCCGGGAAGGTGGCACCGTGA
- a CDS encoding YbaB/EbfC family nucleoid-associated protein, producing MTDPWRAAKDVVHHLQDQLAQSRAGAGPAADATPPEPPVGAGEAMDGKVRVEVTGGRVSALHIDPAALRIPAGELSTVIMAATNAALDSMRAAMTASLPSPPSLDLLTRTLNEISADSFRALDKTTEGINRSMDAVRRISEQHRKPR from the coding sequence GTGACCGATCCGTGGCGGGCGGCCAAGGACGTCGTGCACCACCTGCAGGACCAGCTGGCCCAGTCCCGCGCCGGTGCCGGGCCCGCGGCCGACGCCACCCCGCCCGAGCCGCCGGTCGGCGCGGGCGAGGCGATGGACGGCAAGGTACGCGTCGAGGTGACCGGCGGACGGGTGAGCGCGCTGCACATCGACCCGGCCGCGCTCCGGATCCCCGCCGGTGAACTCTCCACCGTGATCATGGCGGCGACCAATGCGGCGCTGGACTCCATGCGTGCCGCGATGACGGCGTCGCTGCCGAGCCCGCCGTCGCTGGATCTGCTGACTCGGACGCTGAACGAGATCTCCGCGGACTCGTTCCGGGCCCTGGACAAAACCACCGAAGGCATCAACCGGTCCATGGACGCCGTCCGGCGCATTTCGGAGCAGCACCGCAAACCGCGGTGA
- the miaB gene encoding tRNA (N6-isopentenyl adenosine(37)-C2)-methylthiotransferase MiaB, which yields MNARTYQIRTFGCQMNVHDSERLAGQLEEAGYVAADGAAKPDLVVFNTCAVRENADNKLYGSLGHMRPDKTANPDMQIAVGGCLAQKDRGEIVKRAPWVDVVFGTHNIGSLPALLERARHNAEAEVEILESLETFPSTLPARRESSYASWVSVSVGCNNTCTFCIVPSLRGKERDRRPGEILAEVEALVAEGVLEVTLLGQNVNSYGVEFGDRLAFGKLLRACGGIDGLERVRFTSPHPAAFTSDVIDAMAETPNVCHQLHMPLQSGSDRVLREMRRSYRSARYLKILEEVRAAMPDAAITTDIIVGFPGETEEDFQATLDVVRESRFSSAFTFQYSQRPGTPAATMADQLPKAVVQERYQRLVDLQDEISWAENKNLVGRRVELLVAAGEGRKDAETHRMSGRARDGRLVHFTPAGSVVDGSVRPGDVVEAVISYGAPHHLVADGDLLTHRRTRAGDNAEAGLRPKTSGVTLGLPGFGAPAARPAPVSGCAL from the coding sequence ATGAACGCGCGCACTTACCAGATCCGCACCTTCGGCTGCCAGATGAACGTGCACGACTCCGAACGGCTCGCCGGCCAGCTCGAAGAGGCCGGTTACGTCGCCGCGGACGGCGCGGCGAAGCCGGACCTGGTCGTGTTCAACACCTGCGCGGTCCGGGAGAACGCGGACAACAAGCTGTACGGCTCGCTCGGCCACATGCGGCCGGACAAGACCGCGAACCCGGACATGCAGATCGCCGTCGGCGGGTGCCTGGCGCAGAAGGACCGGGGCGAGATCGTCAAGCGGGCGCCGTGGGTCGACGTCGTGTTCGGCACGCACAACATCGGCTCGCTGCCGGCGTTGCTGGAGCGCGCGCGACACAACGCCGAGGCCGAGGTCGAGATCCTCGAGTCGCTGGAGACGTTCCCCTCGACGCTGCCCGCCCGCCGCGAATCGTCGTACGCGAGCTGGGTGTCGGTTTCGGTCGGCTGCAACAACACCTGCACGTTCTGCATCGTGCCGTCCTTGCGCGGCAAGGAGCGCGACCGGCGGCCGGGCGAGATCCTGGCCGAGGTCGAGGCGCTCGTCGCCGAGGGCGTGCTCGAGGTGACCCTGCTGGGGCAGAACGTGAACTCCTACGGCGTCGAGTTCGGCGACCGGCTCGCGTTCGGCAAGCTGCTGCGCGCCTGCGGCGGGATCGACGGGCTGGAGCGCGTGCGGTTCACCTCGCCGCACCCGGCCGCGTTCACCTCCGACGTGATCGACGCCATGGCCGAGACGCCCAACGTCTGCCACCAGCTGCACATGCCGCTGCAGTCCGGCTCCGACCGCGTGCTGCGCGAGATGCGCCGCTCCTACCGCTCCGCGCGGTACCTCAAGATCCTCGAAGAGGTGCGCGCCGCGATGCCGGACGCCGCCATCACCACCGACATCATCGTCGGCTTCCCCGGGGAGACCGAGGAAGACTTCCAGGCGACGCTCGACGTCGTGCGCGAGTCGCGGTTCTCCAGCGCGTTCACCTTCCAGTACTCCCAGCGCCCCGGCACCCCGGCCGCCACGATGGCGGACCAGCTGCCGAAGGCGGTCGTGCAGGAGCGCTACCAGCGCCTGGTCGACCTGCAGGACGAGATTTCCTGGGCGGAGAACAAGAACCTGGTCGGCCGCCGGGTGGAGCTGCTGGTCGCCGCGGGCGAGGGCCGCAAGGACGCCGAGACGCACCGGATGAGCGGCCGCGCCCGCGACGGGCGGCTGGTGCACTTCACGCCCGCCGGGTCCGTTGTGGACGGTTCCGTGCGGCCGGGCGACGTGGTGGAGGCCGTGATCAGCTACGGCGCTCCGCACCACCTGGTCGCCGACGGCGATCTGCTGACGCACCGCCGCACGCGGGCGGGCGACAACGCCGAAGCCGGTCTTCGGCCCAAGACGAGCGGGGTCACGCTGGGACTGCCGGGCTTCGGAGCCCCGGCGGCCCGGCCCGCCCCGGTGAGTGGGTGTGCGCTGTGA
- a CDS encoding Rv2732c family membrane protein, translating into MTEPGTSAEVGPQLTEEIDQAGQRASRTVELGRRGFTIALFIFVLLVAQLLPWVGEHRGYQVLAGQGGGIPQLFAATSTVIGVLAGALALVTRRWWVSWCCAAGGWFASVDGLLAVWSQQSAHASGAAGGGPGIGLLIAWAATIVLATLWMRTAFSRA; encoded by the coding sequence GTGACCGAACCGGGAACGTCCGCCGAGGTGGGCCCGCAGCTGACCGAGGAGATCGACCAGGCGGGCCAGCGGGCCTCGCGCACGGTCGAGCTGGGCCGGCGCGGCTTCACCATCGCCCTGTTCATCTTCGTGCTGCTGGTCGCGCAGCTCCTGCCGTGGGTGGGCGAGCACCGCGGTTACCAGGTGCTGGCCGGCCAGGGCGGCGGCATCCCGCAGCTGTTCGCCGCCACGTCCACGGTGATCGGCGTGCTGGCCGGCGCGCTGGCCCTGGTGACGCGACGCTGGTGGGTGTCCTGGTGCTGCGCCGCGGGCGGCTGGTTCGCCTCGGTCGACGGCCTGCTCGCGGTCTGGTCCCAGCAGTCCGCGCACGCTTCCGGCGCGGCCGGCGGCGGCCCGGGCATCGGCCTGCTGATCGCCTGGGCGGCCACGATCGTGCTCGCGACGCTGTGGATGCGCACCGCGTTCTCCCGCGCCTGA